DNA sequence from the Sulfolobales archaeon genome:
CTTTAGAAGGGCTAGGGAGCTAGCTGATCTTTATCCATAGGGCTAGACCCTTTGATTCTCGGTAGAGCAGCAGCCCTTGCCTCTCCAAGGGTTTTTAGCTGTAGCTCGCATGACTTGCATATAGCCCTCCCAGGCGATGTTGGCTCGCCGCATATGGTGCATTCCCCCAGCTCGATCCTCCTATCTACTTTTGATGGGTTGAACGTTACGTCGAACCATTCTAGCAGCCTTAGCATTGTCCCTGGTTTTCTCGACTCTATCTCGTAGATCATATCCCTTATCCTGACCCTGAGGGATGGGAAATACTCTAGATAGGGGCATTCAACCTCCTGTGGCTTGTAACCTGCTAGATATGCGTATTTAGCTGTCTCCCACTCATAGATCTTCCTCAGAGGCTTTATCTTGGGTATGAATAGCTTGGATAGCCTTGGTCTTAGTGGGTGGTTCATGTAGAGCCTATCTATATCCCCCCTCATAATGTTTATCAATATAGTCTGTGCCTCGTCATCCAGGTTATGGGCTGTGGCTACCTTATCATATCCAAGCTCCCTCGCAACTATATTTATACTCTTCCTCCTATGGATCCCACAGTATGTGCATGGCGATATCTTAACGCCACCCGCAATTGATCTTTTAACCATATCATCCACCGAAGCACCCCAGAGATCTTTTATCGAGACTATATGGATCTCAACCCCCCTTTCAGAGGCATACCTCTTGATCTCCTCGAGATGCTCAGCCCTGTTATAACCCTCTATACCCTCCACAACCGTTACCCCTCCCAGCCTAGAGGGATCGTAGATCTGGGATAGTATGTCTAGAAGCACAAAGCTATCCTTACCGCCCGAGACCCCAACTAGGATCCTCTCACCATATCTTATCATATTATATCTGAAAATCTCCCTCGCAACCCTAGCAACTATATTCGATATAAAGCAGGATCTGCAGAGCCTATAGCCGGTATGGGGTTGATGCACAACGGCCTCTCTAGAGCCACATATTGTGCAGCGCGGCATTCCTACCTAGTGGTATAGGCTTAGAAGCAATATAGAGTTGCTTAGACACCTAATACGGAGGTGCTGGGTGTCACCAAAGGTAGATCCATCTATATGGGCTAGGGATAGGGATAGGGCTTATAGAAGGATGATCAGGGATCTATATATAGGCTATCTAGACCCTGGTGTGAAGGACATACTAGAGGATCTATTTGGGATGGATGGTTATTATCCGACTAGCTCATGCATAGGGAGGATCGTTGCTATAGATGCTCCAACACCTTGGAGGAGGAGGGATTCCCATGTAGTTATGAAGAAACACTCAGAGATCATGGTTGAAGAGGTTGAAGAGCTATTGAGGATCCCGGTGATAAACATATTATGGCTAATAGCGAGCGGC
Encoded proteins:
- a CDS encoding TIGR00269 family protein — protein: MPRCTICGSREAVVHQPHTGYRLCRSCFISNIVARVAREIFRYNMIRYGERILVGVSGGKDSFVLLDILSQIYDPSRLGGVTVVEGIEGYNRAEHLEEIKRYASERGVEIHIVSIKDLWGASVDDMVKRSIAGGVKISPCTYCGIHRRKSINIVARELGYDKVATAHNLDDEAQTILINIMRGDIDRLYMNHPLRPRLSKLFIPKIKPLRKIYEWETAKYAYLAGYKPQEVECPYLEYFPSLRVRIRDMIYEIESRKPGTMLRLLEWFDVTFNPSKVDRRIELGECTICGEPTSPGRAICKSCELQLKTLGEARAAALPRIKGSSPMDKDQLAP